Genomic window (Thermodesulfovibrionales bacterium):
CGGCCACGGGGATCGGTACCCTTGGGAAAGACAATGCCGGCAGCCTGCCTGCTGTGATATACTAAGGGTCTCATAATAGTCTGCACACTCTTGGCCGTCATCCCCGCGAAGGCGGGAATCCACTTTGAACAGAATGGATGCCCGACTAAGGATCTCGGGCATGACCAATAATAGGGAGCACATCTGTAAATATTATTTTGAGACTGTGTTTGTCCGAACTTGCATGCTTCATGACAGTGACAAAGAGGGAGCTAATGGATGATAAGAGAAAACTTGATAATGAAAAGGAGGAGTCTATGAACGTGATACGTCGGTCGGTTCCGAAGAAGGGCAAGGTCGGAAAAAACGGTTACGGGTGGGTGCCCGATCTGCCCGATCAACGTGACTTTCTTTACAGCGCCGTGCGCAGAATACCCCGGAAGCTTCCGAAATCAAATGATCTGAGACCCTTATGTTCAGCGGTGGAGAATCAGGGTGAATTGGGAAGTTGCACAGCGAATGCCCTTGCAGGCGCCCTGGAGTTTCTCGAAAGAAAGGACAGCGTTTCCTTCGTGGACTGCAGCAGACTCTTCATCTACTACAATGAACGGGCTATCGAGCATAGCATACAATCTGATTCAGGAGCCATGATTCGCGACGGCATCAAGACTCTGGCAAAACAGGGTGTCTGCTCTGAAAAGATATGGCCCTACATCGAGTCGAAATTCACGGTGAAGCCCACAGCGGCATGTTATAAGGAGGCCCTCCTGCGGCAAATCACTTCATACCACCGAA
Coding sequences:
- a CDS encoding C1 family peptidase, coding for MNVIRRSVPKKGKVGKNGYGWVPDLPDQRDFLYSAVRRIPRKLPKSNDLRPLCSAVENQGELGSCTANALAGALEFLERKDSVSFVDCSRLFIYYNERAIEHSIQSDSGAMIRDGIKTLAKQGVCSEKIWPYIESKFTVKPTAACYKEALLRQITSYHRILTLDEMRACLAEGFPFVFGFTVYESFESQQVAKTGVVNMPKPKERVVGGHAVLAVGYDDTQKRFIVRNSWGTDWGKKGYFTMPYDYLADRNLSDDFWTIRRGELMLKK